A window from Apteryx mantelli isolate bAptMan1 chromosome 15, bAptMan1.hap1, whole genome shotgun sequence encodes these proteins:
- the PAQR5 gene encoding membrane progestin receptor gamma — MLSLKLPRLLSSNQVPEGYQEQGILFGYRHPRSSATDCLLSVFQMTNETLNIWTHFVPTWYFLWHLAGSLPPRDGRAGAGAWPFLAYLLSCCLYPFASSCAHTFSTMSSRARHICYFFDYAALSTYSLGSALAYSAYIFPKEWVNSTFHYYYVPIAVFNTVVSTSLSCYSRFLEVERSRFSKASRTLAFVYPYLFDSIPLFYRFYLCAAESCTEAVIRAHYKHTALAFLTCFIFASHLPERLAPGHFDYIGHSHQVFHVCGIIGTHFQMEAIRMDMTERHDWLLATSMLPSALQTLGSMGICMAVSLTVIGLCSVSLSFMPEPSQREKLHGH; from the exons ATGCTGAGCCTCAAGCTGCCCCGGCTGCTCAGCAGCAACCAAGTGCCCGAG GGCTACCAGGAGCAGGGAATCCTGTTCGGGTATCGCCACCCGAGGAGCTCCGCAACAGACTGCCTGCTCAGCGTCTTCCAAATGACCAACGAAACCCTCAACATCTGGACGCATTTTGTGCCTACCTG GTACTTCTTGTGGCACCTGGCGGGCTCGCTGCCGCCGCGGGacggccgggcgggcgccggcgcctgGCCCTTCCTCGCCTACCTGCTCTCCTGCTGCCTCTACCCCTTCGCCTCCAGCTGCGCCCACACCTTCAGCACCATGTCCAGCCGGGCCCGGCACATCTGCTACTTCTTCGACTACGCCGCTCTCAGCACGTACAGCTTAG gctctgcactggCGTATTCAGCGTACATTTTCCCCAAAGAATGGGTCAACAGCACTTTCCACTATTATTATGTTCCCATCGCCGTGTTTAACACTGTTGTTAGCACCAGCCTCTCCTGCTATTCCAG GTTTCTGGAGGTGGAGCGGTCCCGGTTCAGCAAAGCTTCCCGCACCCTGGCCTTCGTGTACCCATACCTATTCGACAGCATTCCTCTCTTCTACAGG TTCTACCTGTGCGCGGCGGAGAGCTGCACGGAGGCCGTGATCAGGGCGCACTACAAACACACAGCGCTTGCCTTCCTCACGTGCTTCATCTTTGCTAGCCATCTGCCGGAGAGACTTGCACCAGGACACTTTGACTACATTG GGCACAGCCACCAGGTCTTCCACGTGTGCGGGATCATTGGCACGCACTTCCAGATGGAAGCCATCAGGATGGATATGACCGAGCGCCACGACTGGCTCCTGGCCACTTCGATGCTTCCCTCGGCTCTTCAGACTCTCGGTTCGATGGGCATCTGCATGGCTGTTTCCCTGACTGTCATTGGGCTCTGCTCAGTGTCTCTTAGCTTCATGCCTGAGCCTTCGCAGAGAGAAAAACTGCATGGGCATTAG